The following proteins are co-located in the Papaver somniferum cultivar HN1 unplaced genomic scaffold, ASM357369v1 unplaced-scaffold_128, whole genome shotgun sequence genome:
- the LOC113331882 gene encoding uncharacterized protein LOC113331882, which produces MTDEEYLFWSQTEEGKAFLETYIVNGGAGSNTGLMNIDVTEEKTETVLEEDEDARKSKRSIESEVLNGDMTIDQRGMSSHTNPIFLREMTMSDGTDSMGNLSNGLDKQMLHPGNQVSERAKMAIDSFGNHTGGGATMNQHGMAANQSKGYENKFTRYHLSDLIKSNDPDLVFLAETKNQDKKMLKYIQNLGFLNYCYVNPVGASGGIFLLWKDGISLDIVDANSNFIVCHTQINARSDKSLIILMYGALSQEGINNQWEFLYRLASGFDCPWAVVGDLNFITSREDKLGGNIPSQSDLDFVNDHLNNLNLSDVNYIGNPYTWTNRRNFPNLILERLDRAMCNEKWFSFFPNSVVYHLVPHASDHCPILLVDRERARENIISCDTGVWKRRTQIETIQSDTGVWITDRKCIASELRNHFSAVNRSTNPPCSDDFLCDIVPCITNDENDMLTKIPTSEEISNILFQMQPWTTPGPDGYPPGFYQKMCLIPKNNGPKTPHDFRPISLSNVAYKIISELLANRLKKVMDKFISPYQAAFLTSKQITDNIVIAHELVGTMKKCKARKGLMAVKLDMSTGFDRIEWGFLINILKKLGFHKDWCDMIFECISTVSASVLLNGSPGEVFYPSRGLRQGDPLSPYLFIIVMDCFSRLMVKAEHAGVLQGIKVPTSSPAISHLFFADDCLIFAKANLQGARTLDSIIKNFSKYSGQSINFGKSGMAFSSKMDSQVKNQIATK; this is translated from the exons CCATAGAAAGTGAAGTTTTGAATGGTGATATGACGATTGATCAGAGGGGGATGAGTTCACATACTAATCCTATTTTTCTGAGGGAGATGACTATGAGTGATGGTACTGATTCAATGGGAAATCTGTCTAATGGTCTCGATAAACAAATGTTGCATCCTGGAAATCAAGTATCAGAGAGAGCAAAAATGGCAATTGATAGCTTTGGAAATCATACTGGTGGAGGGGCTACAATGAATCAACATGGAATGGCTGCAAATCAATCAAAG GGTTATGAAAATAAATTCACTAGATATCATCTTAGTGATCTAATCAAATCTAATGATCCTGATTTAGTCTTCTTAGCTGAGACCAAAAATCAAGATAAGAAAATGCTTAAGTATATCCAGAATTTAGGTTTTCTAAACTATTGTTATGTTAATCCTGTAGGAGCTTCTGGTGGCATTTTCCTTCTATGGAAGGATGGAATTTCTCTTGATATAGTTGATGCTAACTCCAACTTTATTGTGTGTCATACTCAAATCAATGCTAGGAGTGATAAATCCTTGATTATTCTAATGTATGGTGCTCTGAGTCAGGAAGGTATTAACAATCAATGGGAGTTTCTTTACAGACTTGCTAGTGGTTTCGATTGTCCTTGGGCTGTAGTGggtgaccttaatttcataacTAGTAGAGAGGATAAATTAGGAGGTAACATTCCCAGCCAGTCTGACCTTGATTTTGTGAATGATCATCTTAataatttgaatctctctgatgTTAACTATATTGGTAACCCGTATACCTGGACTAATAGGAGGAACTTCCCTAATTTGATTTTAGAAAGATTAGATAGGGCTATGTGCAATGAAAAATGGTTTAGTTTCTTTCCAAATTCTGTGGTTTATCATCTAGTTCCTCATGCCAGTGATCACTGTCCTATCTTACTTGTTGATAGAGAG AGAGCTAGGGAGAATATTATTTCCTGTGACACTGGTGTTTGGAAAAGAAGGACACAAATTGAGACCATTCAATCTGACACTGGTGTTTGGATTACAGATAGGAAATGTATTGCTAGTGAGTTAAGGAATCATTTCTCTGCTGTTAATAGGTCTACAAATCCTCCTTGTTCTGATGATTTTCTTTGTGATATTGTGCCATGTATAACTAATGATGAAAATGATATGCTTACTAAAATTCCTACTAGTGAGGAAATTAGTAATATTCTCTTCCAAATGCAACCATGGACtactcctggtccagatggatacCCTCCTGGTTTTTATCAAAAAATGTG TCTAATTCCTAAGAACAATGGTCCTAAGACACCTCATGACTTTAGACCCATTAGTCTAAGTAATGTAGCCTACAAGATTATTAGTGAGCTCCTTGCTAATAGACTTAAGAAGGTTATGGATAAATTCATTAGTCCTTATCAAGCTGCCTTCCTTACTTCTAAGCAAATAACAGATAATATTGTTATTGCTCATGAACTAGTTGGTACCATGAAAAAATGCAAAGCTAGGAAAGGTCTTATGGCTgtcaaacttgatatgtcaacAGGATTTGATAGGATTGAGTGGGGTTTTCTGATTAATATTCTTAAGAAACTTGGCTTTCATAAAGATTGGTGTGATATGATCTTTGAATGCATCTCTACTGTCTCTGCATCTGTGCTCTTGAATGGCTCTCCAGGTGAAGTTTTTTATCCTTCTAGGGGTCTCAGACAGGGAGATCCCTTATCTCCCTATCTCTTTATTATTGTTATGGATTGTTTTTCAAGATTAATGGTTAAAGCTGAGCATGCTGGAGTTTTACAGGGTATCAAAGTGCCTACTTCTAGTCCAGCTATTAgtcatctgttttttgcagatgactgccttATCTTTGCTAAAGCTAATCTTCAAGGAGCTAGAACTTTGGATAGCATAATAAAGAACTTCAGTAAGTACAGTGGTCAGTCCATCAATTTTGGGAAATCAGGTATGGCTTTCAGCTCTAAAATGGATAGTCAGGTCAAGAATCAAATTGCAA CAAAATAA
- the LOC113332013 gene encoding polyadenylate-binding protein 2-like isoform X1, whose amino-acid sequence MEEDEHEVYGGDIPIEGDMEDGDNVDMDMVRSTEDDAAKLQELDEMKKRLKEMEDEATALREMQAKVEKEMGVFQDPNAAATQASKEEADTRSVFVGNVDYSCTPEEVQQHFQACGTVNRVTILTDKFGQPKGFAYVEFLEVEAVQEALLLNESELHGRQLKVSAKRTNVPGMKQFRGRRFNPYMGSRYRRPYVPPYFYSPYGFGKVPRFRRPMRFRPYF is encoded by the exons atggagGAAGACGAACACGAAGTATACGGAGGAGATATACCAATCGAAGGAGATATGGAAGATGGAGACAATGTCGATATGGATATGGTTAGGTCGACTGAAGATGATGCAGCTAAG TTGCAGGAATTAGATGAAATGAAGAAACGATTGAAGGAAATGGAAGATGAAGCGACTGCTTTACGTGAAATGCAAGCTAAAGTTGAGAAAGAAATGGGTGTTTTTCAAG ATCCTAATGCTGCTGCAACACAAGCGAGCAAGGAGGAAGCAGATACTCGATCTGTGTTTGTCGGTAAT GTCGATTATTCCTGTACACCAGAGGAAGTGCAGCAGCATTTTCAAGCATGTGGGACAGTAAACCGAGTCACAATCCTGACTGACAAATTTGGTCAGCCAAAGGGTTTTGCTTATGTGGAATTCCTTGAAGTAGAAGCTGTTCAGGAGGCTCTTTTGCTGAATGAATCCGAATTGCATGGTCGTCAACTCAAA GTTTCTGCTAAGAGAACCAATGTCCCTGGGATGAAGCAGTTCCGAGGGCGGCGCTTCAACCCTTACATGGGTTCCAGATACAGAAGACCATATGTGCCTCCGTACTTCTACTCTCCTTATGGATTTGG GAAAGTTCCCAGGTTTAGAAGGCCAATGCGGTTTAGACCCTACTTTTGA
- the LOC113331881 gene encoding uncharacterized protein LOC113331881 — MHHVVSTCPLCNSAIETVEHLFLECNLSKQVWEAMQVTVPNMLDGTGLVDCICSWFSNGPNNNRMPNTYMLVSIGHTFWHFWKFRCVVVFDNAQLQVHQLVQNIKKSILEWNENLIKQTSRQRQTVSGRSVVQWQTPLNSFIKINFDAYFCKEIKYMETGLIMLNDAGDFKRAWRVPAVAENPEQVEALAVFEAIQLARRKGILNLHVKGDCRDVVDALNGKDGVVKWQNNSIIRDCVECFKYFNNWVVTYVPRETNSMADLLAKDAISMYTSTSWDNNPPDWILSIMREKLNVQPFQRLI, encoded by the coding sequence ATGCATCATGTTGTGTCTACTTGCCCTTTATGTAATTCAGCTATTGAAACTGTGGAACACTTATTTTTAGAATGCAACCTTTCTAAGCAGGTCTGGGAAGCTATGCAAGTTACGGTGCCTAACATGTTGGATGGTACAGGTTTGGTGGATTGTATTTGTAGCTGGTTTAGTAATGGACCTAATAATAATAGAATGCCTAACACATATATGCTTGTTAGTATTGGTCACACTTTCTGGCATTTCTGGAAATTTAGAtgtgttgttgtttttgataATGCACAGTTGCAGGTACATCAACTAGTTCAGAATATTAAGAAATCAATCCTTGAATGGAATGAGAACTTAATAAAGCAAACTAGTAGACAGAGACAGACTGTTAGTGGTAGATCTGTAGTGCAATGGCAGACTCCATTAAatagtttcatcaaaatcaattttgatgccTATTTTTGTAAAGAAATAAAGTATATGGAAACAGGTCTAATTATGCTAAATGATGCAGGTGACTTCAAAAGAGCCTGGCGCGTtccagcagtagcagaaaatccaGAGCAAGTTGAAGCATTAGCAGTGTTTGAAGCAATTCAGTTGGCAAGAAGGAAAGGGATACTAAATCTTCATGTGAAAGGGGATTGCAGAGATGTTGTGGATGCTCTGAATGGAAAAGATGGAGTAGTCAAATGGCAAAATAACTCTATAATAAGAGATTGTGTTGAGTGTTTTAAGTATTTCAATAACTGGGTAGTCACTTATGTTCCTAGAGAAACTAATAGTATGGCTGATTTATTAGCAAAGGATGCAATCAGCATGTATACTAGTACTAGTTGGGATAATAATCCTCCTGATTGGATATTATCAATTATGAGAGAAAAACTCAATGTTCAACCGTTTCAACGATTAATATAA
- the LOC113332013 gene encoding polyadenylate-binding protein 2-like isoform X2 yields the protein MEEDEHEVYGGDIPIEGDMEDGDNVDMDMVRSTEDDAAKELDEMKKRLKEMEDEATALREMQAKVEKEMGVFQDPNAAATQASKEEADTRSVFVGNVDYSCTPEEVQQHFQACGTVNRVTILTDKFGQPKGFAYVEFLEVEAVQEALLLNESELHGRQLKVSAKRTNVPGMKQFRGRRFNPYMGSRYRRPYVPPYFYSPYGFGKVPRFRRPMRFRPYF from the exons atggagGAAGACGAACACGAAGTATACGGAGGAGATATACCAATCGAAGGAGATATGGAAGATGGAGACAATGTCGATATGGATATGGTTAGGTCGACTGAAGATGATGCAGCTAAG GAATTAGATGAAATGAAGAAACGATTGAAGGAAATGGAAGATGAAGCGACTGCTTTACGTGAAATGCAAGCTAAAGTTGAGAAAGAAATGGGTGTTTTTCAAG ATCCTAATGCTGCTGCAACACAAGCGAGCAAGGAGGAAGCAGATACTCGATCTGTGTTTGTCGGTAAT GTCGATTATTCCTGTACACCAGAGGAAGTGCAGCAGCATTTTCAAGCATGTGGGACAGTAAACCGAGTCACAATCCTGACTGACAAATTTGGTCAGCCAAAGGGTTTTGCTTATGTGGAATTCCTTGAAGTAGAAGCTGTTCAGGAGGCTCTTTTGCTGAATGAATCCGAATTGCATGGTCGTCAACTCAAA GTTTCTGCTAAGAGAACCAATGTCCCTGGGATGAAGCAGTTCCGAGGGCGGCGCTTCAACCCTTACATGGGTTCCAGATACAGAAGACCATATGTGCCTCCGTACTTCTACTCTCCTTATGGATTTGG GAAAGTTCCCAGGTTTAGAAGGCCAATGCGGTTTAGACCCTACTTTTGA
- the LOC113331880 gene encoding alkane hydroxylase MAH1-like produces the protein MDALYNHYMPACFMLFICFLSIALFLKKTSQAIDYWLFLGSLPSVVMNSNRIPDWLTEVFTSLARGSFFIDGPIFSNLKYFVTCHPKNIEYILKTNFNNFPKGPDFKQVFSPLGDGIFNADSESWRVQRRMAHTAFISGEFKNLISSISRQVVQDQLVPLLVHVAKTGSTIDLQEVCSRFAFDVNMNAIFGLHENYLSIELPSDDLAEAIGDAQEAGVKTFDLLSSYVNEELKRTNIPSLPLKNDDKFLRDSMLSLFIAGKDTIGSGLIWFFWLVSKTPRVEKKILEELKVLLSSKMGQLSEYHGWPWVFHSDDTNGLVYLHAALCESLRLYPPVPVNSKTVLNEVVLPDGSLIKPGTQVLIPFYSVGRMPWIWGEDCLEFKPERWIDGDGKLTRHENAAKFFTFNIGLRTCLVKDMSLTQLKAVAAAVLLNFHVEVLEGQHVRPKPAITLHMDKELKAKIHKRVICICSSTHAMSKCISKIELDW, from the exons ATGGATGCCTTGTACAATCATTATATGCCTGCTTGCTTTATGCTCTTTATCTGCTTCCTCTCTATAGCTTTATTTCTTAAAAAAACTAGTCAAGCCATTGATTACTGGCTTTTCCTTGGATCCTTGCCATCAGTTGTAATGAACTCCAACCGCATACCTGATTGGCTCACTGAGGTATTTACTTCACTTGCTAGAGGTTCATTCTTCATTGATGGACCTATCTTCTCAAATCTCAAATACTTTGTCACTTGTCACCCCAAAAACATTGAATACATTCTCAAGACCAATTTCAACAATTTTCCTAAAGGTCCAGATTTCAAGCAAGTTTTCTCTCCACTTGGTGATGGAATCTTTAACGCTGATTCTGAAAGCTGGAGAGTACAAAGAAGAATGGCTCACACAGCGTTTATATCTGGAGAGTTCAAGAATCTTATTTCTAGCATTAGCCGTCAAGTTGTACAAGATCAACTAGTTCCGTTATTAGTTCATGTAGCTAAAACCGGATCCACCATTGATTTACAAGAAGTGTGTTCAAGATTTGCGTTTGATGTCAACATGAATGCCATATTTGGATTGCATGAAAATTACCTTTCTATTGAACTTCCTTCCGATGATTTGGCTGAAGCTATTGGAGATGCACAAGAAGCT GGAGTAAAAACCTTTGATCTCTTGTCGTCATACGTAAATGAAGAGCTTAAGAGAACTAATATTCCTTCGCTGCCACTTAAAAATGACGACAAATTCCTCAGAGATTCAATGCTTAGTCTGTTTATAGCTGGAAAGGACACAATTGGATCAGGTCTCATTTGGTTCTTTTGGCTGGTCTCGAAAACACCTCGTGTTGAGAAAAAGATCTTGGAAGAATTGAAAGTGTTATTGTCCTCAAAAATGGGGCAACTGTCAGAGTACCATGGGTGGCCATGGGTTTTTCATTCAGATGACACAAATGGGTTGGTTTATTTGCACGCAGCATTATGCGAATCGCTGAGATTATACCCACCAGTTCCGGTTAATAGCAAGACGGTGTTAAATGAAGTTGTGCTCCCAGATGGGAGTTTAATAAAACCAGGGACGCAGGTATTAATTCCATTCTATTCTGTTGGACGAATGCCATGGATCTGGGGAGAGGATTGTCTGGAATTTAAGCCGGAAAGATGGATAGATGGTGATGGGAAGTTAACCCGACATGAAAATGCGGCCAAGTTCTTTACATTCAATATAGGACTAAGGACTTGTTTAGTTAAGGATATGTCACTTACACAACTAAAGGCTGTCGCTGCTGCTGTTCTTCTCAACTTTCATGTTGAAGTATTGGAAGGCCAGCATGTCCGCCCTAAACCAGCTATTACTCTTCATATGGACAAGGAATTGAAAGCCAAAATTCACAAGAGAGTTATTTGCATATGTTCCTCGACACACGCCATGTCGAAATGTATATCAAAAATAGAGCTTGATTGGTAA